The Actinomadura sp. WMMB 499 genome includes a window with the following:
- a CDS encoding helix-turn-helix domain-containing protein, with protein sequence MIVHEDFASVLREMATDAAVIDEVVRAARTQSPEVARLPEAETRRHVALVLPVVLARDGDPAAAARLGADRAAQGVPITALLHGVQAGRSRAARIAVLRGRAAGVPEETMLTALLELEPRVGALERAVVNGYRTAELELARTARDVRFQVLRRLLHGSAEAPPDEDVRRAGLRPDGLYRCLTSNVTDPVRARELELRLSVCGGLFGLVDGRLSGLAPRLPAEIEGDALVVCAPPARLDEARGLHALCGAALGAAEARGLRGLRELTGLAGETALAAQPALAGLLSRTLLGPLEAGDPFHRQLAATALAYLDHERRLDRTAAALHVHPNTVRYRLGRLEEVVGAAPGAEGTVLDTLRWWWALHTWLDG encoded by the coding sequence GTGATCGTGCACGAGGACTTCGCTTCGGTGCTGCGCGAGATGGCGACGGACGCGGCGGTGATCGACGAGGTCGTCCGGGCGGCGCGGACCCAGTCGCCGGAGGTGGCGCGGCTGCCGGAGGCGGAGACGCGGCGGCACGTCGCGCTGGTGCTGCCGGTGGTGCTCGCGCGGGACGGCGATCCGGCGGCGGCGGCGCGGCTGGGCGCGGACCGGGCGGCGCAGGGCGTGCCGATCACGGCGCTGCTGCACGGGGTGCAGGCGGGACGGAGCCGCGCGGCGCGGATCGCGGTGCTGCGGGGGCGGGCGGCGGGGGTGCCGGAGGAGACGATGCTCACGGCGCTGCTGGAGCTCGAACCGCGGGTCGGGGCGCTGGAGCGGGCGGTGGTGAACGGGTACCGGACGGCCGAGCTGGAACTGGCCCGGACGGCGCGGGACGTCCGGTTCCAGGTGCTGCGGCGGCTGCTGCACGGGTCCGCGGAGGCCCCGCCGGACGAGGACGTCCGGCGGGCGGGGCTGCGTCCGGACGGGCTGTACCGGTGCCTGACCTCGAACGTCACCGATCCGGTCCGGGCGCGGGAGCTGGAGCTGCGGCTGTCGGTGTGCGGTGGCCTGTTCGGGCTGGTGGACGGGCGGCTGTCGGGCCTGGCGCCGCGGCTGCCGGCGGAGATCGAGGGGGACGCGCTGGTGGTGTGCGCACCGCCGGCGCGGCTGGACGAGGCGCGGGGGCTGCACGCGCTGTGCGGGGCGGCGCTGGGGGCGGCGGAGGCGCGGGGGCTGCGCGGGCTGCGGGAGCTGACCGGGCTGGCCGGGGAGACGGCGCTGGCGGCGCAGCCCGCGCTGGCGGGGCTGCTCAGCCGGACGCTGCTGGGGCCGCTGGAAGCCGGCGACCCGTTCCACCGGCAGCTCGCGGCGACGGCGCTGGCGTACCTGGACCACGAGCGGCGGCTGGACCGGACGGCCGCGGCGCTGCACGTCCATCCGAACACCGTCCGGTACCGGCTGGGGCGGCTGGAGGAGGTCGTGGGGGCGGCGCCGGGCGCGGAGGGCACGGTGCTCGACACGCTGCGCTGGTGGTGGGCGCTGCACACCTGGCTGGACGGTTGA
- a CDS encoding acyl-CoA dehydrogenase family protein: MDLTRTEEQELIAATARELLSARAAAAGARAMDGDPAGHSADLWKELTGLGWTGLPFAEDDGGAGGDFLDACLLFEELGYALVPSPLAASVAACGMPIARFGTPGQRERWLGALAAGTVATAAPLPWDRPGEGPTAARDGTGYVLDGVAPFVPFAASAENVLVAARLDGEPRAFWVDTASVTLHPVGTLGFDRPCHVELRDVRVPPDAVLGGDRAPADAISRFGAAATCAEMVGAAQRVLDMTVAYAGERHQFRKPIGTFQAVQHHCSDMAIDVLGSRFIAYEAIWLLSSGRDASQEVATAKAWVSEAYERVCALGHQVHGAIGFTQEHDLHLFSRHAMSTALAHGDANLHLDDLATALDLP; this comes from the coding sequence ATGGACCTGACCCGCACCGAGGAGCAGGAGCTCATCGCCGCGACCGCCCGCGAGCTCCTGTCCGCCCGCGCCGCGGCCGCCGGGGCGCGGGCGATGGACGGCGACCCGGCGGGGCACTCGGCCGACCTGTGGAAGGAGCTGACCGGCCTCGGCTGGACCGGCCTGCCGTTCGCCGAGGACGACGGCGGCGCCGGCGGCGACTTCCTCGACGCCTGCCTGCTGTTCGAGGAGCTCGGGTACGCGCTCGTCCCGAGCCCGCTCGCCGCGTCCGTCGCCGCGTGCGGCATGCCCATCGCCCGGTTCGGGACCCCCGGCCAGCGCGAACGGTGGCTCGGCGCCCTCGCCGCCGGGACCGTCGCGACCGCCGCGCCCCTCCCCTGGGACCGTCCGGGCGAGGGCCCGACCGCCGCGCGCGACGGCACCGGGTACGTCCTCGACGGTGTCGCGCCGTTCGTCCCGTTCGCCGCGTCCGCCGAGAACGTCCTCGTCGCGGCGCGCCTCGACGGCGAACCCCGCGCGTTCTGGGTCGACACCGCGTCCGTCACCCTGCACCCCGTGGGGACGCTCGGATTCGACCGTCCGTGCCACGTCGAACTCCGGGACGTCCGCGTCCCGCCGGACGCCGTACTCGGCGGCGACCGGGCCCCCGCCGACGCGATCTCGCGGTTCGGCGCGGCGGCGACGTGCGCGGAGATGGTCGGCGCGGCCCAGCGCGTGCTCGACATGACCGTCGCGTACGCGGGGGAGCGGCACCAGTTCCGCAAACCCATCGGGACGTTCCAGGCGGTCCAGCACCACTGTTCCGACATGGCCATCGACGTCCTCGGCTCCCGGTTCATCGCCTACGAGGCGATCTGGCTGCTCTCGTCCGGCCGGGACGCCTCCCAGGAAGTGGCGACGGCCAAGGCGTGGGTGAGCGAGGCGTACGAACGCGTGTGCGCCCTCGGCCACCAGGTCCACGGCGCGATCGGCTTCACCCAGGAGCACGACCTGCACCTGTTCTCCCGGCACGCCATGTCCACCGCCCTCGCCCACGGCGACGCGAACCTCCACCTCGACGACCTCGCGACCGCCCTCGACCTCCCCTGA
- a CDS encoding YncE family protein — protein sequence MKPRTIGCGLAAAALTATLAAAPAHADGLREVMFVGNNWDGTAHVIEARGDFEAVGRINVIPDKEERLQEIYRDPVKLIFFLGVRYTVGEGHDQYVDDMYSTPDGRSMVVSRPSFADVVSIDLETGDVNWRFPVSGNRADHMAVSPDGGSVAVSASTSNTVHVLDIETGEELGSFSTGDKPHENVYTDNGRYLWNMSIGEVNNDFDAPWLDFAKGDRRITIADTTTFEVVRTIDMRDRLDAFGRDDLSDAVRPVAFTPDESTLYFQVSFFNGFLEYDVESDTITRVKELPKNPETSDDRTTFVNDSRHHGMSMSPDGTKLCIAGTMDDYATIVDRATLQEGPLVTASKPYWATVSGDGKSCVISESGTDQVSAISFATGERIATVPVGDHPQRVRLAHIPANWTPPTG from the coding sequence ATGAAGCCCCGCACGATCGGCTGCGGTCTCGCCGCCGCCGCGCTCACCGCCACCCTCGCCGCGGCCCCCGCCCACGCGGACGGGCTCCGCGAGGTGATGTTCGTCGGCAACAACTGGGACGGCACCGCCCACGTCATCGAAGCCCGCGGCGACTTCGAGGCCGTCGGCCGCATCAACGTCATCCCCGACAAGGAGGAACGCCTCCAGGAGATCTACCGCGACCCCGTCAAGCTGATCTTCTTCCTGGGCGTCCGCTACACCGTCGGCGAGGGCCACGACCAGTACGTCGACGACATGTACTCCACCCCCGACGGCCGGTCCATGGTCGTCTCCCGCCCCAGCTTCGCCGACGTCGTCTCCATCGACCTCGAAACCGGCGACGTCAACTGGCGCTTCCCCGTCTCCGGCAACCGCGCCGACCACATGGCCGTCTCGCCCGACGGCGGCAGCGTCGCCGTCTCCGCCTCGACGTCCAACACCGTGCACGTCCTCGACATCGAGACCGGCGAGGAACTCGGCTCGTTCAGCACGGGCGACAAACCCCACGAGAACGTCTACACCGACAACGGCCGGTACCTCTGGAACATGTCGATCGGCGAGGTCAACAACGACTTCGACGCCCCGTGGCTCGACTTCGCCAAGGGCGACCGCCGCATCACGATCGCCGACACCACCACCTTCGAGGTCGTCCGCACCATCGACATGCGCGACCGCCTCGACGCCTTCGGCCGCGACGACCTCTCCGACGCCGTCCGTCCCGTCGCGTTCACCCCCGACGAGTCGACGCTGTACTTCCAGGTCTCGTTCTTCAACGGCTTCCTCGAGTACGACGTCGAGTCCGACACGATCACCCGCGTGAAGGAACTCCCGAAGAACCCCGAGACCAGCGACGACCGCACCACCTTCGTCAACGACTCCCGCCACCACGGCATGTCGATGAGCCCCGACGGCACGAAGCTCTGCATCGCGGGGACGATGGACGACTACGCCACGATCGTCGACCGCGCCACCTTGCAGGAGGGCCCGCTCGTCACGGCGTCCAAGCCCTACTGGGCCACCGTCAGCGGCGACGGGAAGTCGTGCGTCATCTCCGAGAGCGGCACCGACCAGGTCAGCGCGATCAGCTTCGCCACCGGCGAGCGGATCGCGACCGTCCCCGTCGGCGACCACCCCCAGCGCGTCCGCCTCGCCCACATCCCCGCGAACTGGACACCCCCGACGGGCTGA
- a CDS encoding TetR/AcrR family transcriptional regulator: protein MTTDESIGDGRKARGERRRAAIIEATLAIVRRDGATGVTHRAVAREAGITTSLTLYYFATLDDLLVAALTSVTDAYTERIRRLHDAADPLGGLALLIAESAGSGRGRALAERELSTLAARRPALRPAARRWRDHVAELARTRTDAPDAVEAFVALTDGLCTTLLLDDGDADPRHIARLLEQALPGR from the coding sequence GTGACGACCGACGAGAGCATCGGCGACGGCCGCAAGGCCAGGGGAGAGCGCCGCCGGGCCGCGATCATCGAGGCGACGCTGGCGATCGTGCGCCGGGACGGCGCCACCGGCGTCACCCACCGGGCCGTCGCCCGCGAGGCGGGCATCACCACCAGCCTGACGCTCTACTACTTCGCCACGCTGGACGACCTGCTGGTGGCCGCCCTCACCAGCGTCACCGATGCCTACACCGAGCGCATCCGGCGACTCCACGACGCGGCCGATCCGCTCGGCGGGCTCGCGCTGCTCATCGCCGAGTCGGCCGGATCCGGCCGGGGCCGGGCCCTCGCCGAGCGCGAGCTGTCGACCCTCGCCGCGCGGCGGCCCGCGCTGCGGCCCGCCGCGCGGCGCTGGCGCGACCACGTCGCCGAACTCGCCCGGACGCGCACCGACGCCCCCGACGCCGTCGAGGCGTTCGTGGCGCTGACCGACGGCCTGTGCACGACGCTCCTCCTCGACGACGGCGACGCCGATCCCCGGCACATCGCCCGACTCCTCGAACAGGCCCTGCCCGGGCGATAG
- a CDS encoding acyl-CoA dehydrogenase family protein, which produces MNWDDTPEQAAFRAEVRAFVRDRFPAGYRPARDEEQSLEPEDVAGYNWPVDRVSDDPARRDGARAWADVLAERGWIAPHWPSEYGGAGLSPLEEFILYEEMMRARVPTVNGIGAFLLGPTLLVHGTDEQKAAHLPPIARGERTWAQGFSEPGAGSDLASLRARAVRDGDDYVLDGQKVWTSLGQYADWLFVLARTDPDAEPRHRGITFLLVEADAPGVTIRPITDIRGAAPFCEIFFDGVRVPVANRVGEENRGWYVAMTALGFERAGIGATIKYEQALAGLAAYLRSPDGARFARADAGLRREIARRHTEIRVLYNLARYTVSRQATGEEPGYEASVNQLFGAELHQRLARTGARAFGRYADLWDRDDAPMNAYFTHMVRDSVASTFLGGTTEIQRNVIATRGLNLPR; this is translated from the coding sequence ATGAACTGGGACGACACACCGGAGCAGGCGGCGTTCCGCGCGGAGGTGCGGGCGTTCGTCCGGGACCGGTTCCCGGCGGGGTACCGGCCGGCGCGGGACGAGGAGCAGAGCCTGGAGCCCGAGGACGTCGCGGGCTACAACTGGCCCGTCGACCGGGTCTCGGACGATCCGGCCAGGCGGGACGGCGCGCGCGCGTGGGCCGACGTCCTCGCGGAGCGCGGATGGATCGCACCGCACTGGCCGTCCGAATACGGGGGCGCGGGCCTGTCTCCCCTGGAGGAGTTCATCCTGTACGAGGAGATGATGCGCGCGCGCGTCCCGACCGTGAACGGCATCGGCGCATTCCTCCTCGGCCCGACGCTGCTCGTGCACGGGACGGACGAGCAGAAGGCCGCGCACCTGCCGCCCATCGCGCGCGGCGAGCGAACGTGGGCGCAGGGGTTCTCCGAGCCCGGCGCGGGGTCCGACCTCGCGTCCCTGCGCGCCCGCGCCGTCCGCGACGGCGACGACTACGTGCTGGACGGGCAGAAGGTGTGGACGTCGCTCGGCCAGTACGCCGACTGGCTGTTCGTCCTCGCCCGCACCGACCCGGACGCCGAACCGCGCCATCGCGGCATCACGTTCCTGCTGGTCGAGGCGGACGCGCCCGGCGTGACGATCCGTCCCATCACCGACATCCGGGGCGCCGCGCCGTTCTGCGAGATCTTCTTCGACGGCGTCCGGGTGCCGGTCGCGAACCGCGTCGGCGAGGAGAACCGCGGCTGGTACGTCGCGATGACCGCGCTCGGCTTCGAGCGGGCCGGGATCGGCGCGACGATCAAGTACGAGCAGGCCCTCGCCGGGCTGGCGGCGTACCTGCGGTCACCGGACGGCGCGCGGTTCGCCCGCGCGGACGCCGGCCTGCGGCGGGAGATCGCGCGGCGGCACACCGAGATCCGGGTGCTCTACAACCTCGCCCGCTACACCGTGTCGCGCCAGGCCACAGGAGAGGAACCGGGCTACGAGGCGTCCGTCAACCAGCTCTTCGGTGCAGAACTGCACCAGCGCCTCGCCCGCACCGGCGCGCGCGCGTTCGGACGGTACGCCGACCTCTGGGACCGCGACGACGCACCCATGAACGCTTACTTCACCCACATGGTCCGGGACTCGGTGGCTTCCACCTTCCTGGGCGGCACCACCGAGATCCAGCGGAACGTCATCGCGACCAGGGGGCTGAACCTGCCCCGCTGA
- a CDS encoding MFS transporter has protein sequence MTETTGMTRSGRAGRRAWGGLALLALPTMLLGLDVTALYLVVPNLAEDLEPSATETLWIMDAYGFFIAGFLITMGTLGDRIGRRRLLMVGTAAFGAVSVLAAFAPSAGWLIVARALLGVAGATLMPSTLSLIGDLFADARQRALAIGVWATMFALGMAAGPVVGGVLVGELWWGAVFLVAVPVAVAVLAAAPALLPESRTRAGRLDPPSVALSLAGMLPIVYAIKHAADGIDAVAVAAALLGAAATAVFVRRQLRLPEPLLDVRLFASRTFSAALAVLLVGLVGFGGTMYLVTQYLQLVDGLSAATAGLWMGPPALAMLAGAIGAPLLARRLPPGVLMSASLGLSLAGYVLLGTAGTGARTSVVAGFAFVYFGLGVIAALGTDIVVGAAPAGKAGSAAALSETVQELGIAAGVALLGSLTTTIYRTTLGTPPGMEPSAAESYGDGLSGAVAVADRLPDGALDQARAAFTGGLNVSAAVAGTAVAAAALVCLLHLRGPRALAGAPDPADPADPAGPAAADGADSLTSHGRG, from the coding sequence ATGACGGAGACGACGGGCATGACGCGGTCAGGACGTGCCGGACGGCGGGCATGGGGCGGCCTCGCGCTCCTGGCGCTGCCGACGATGCTGCTGGGGCTCGACGTCACGGCGCTGTACCTCGTCGTGCCGAACCTGGCCGAGGACCTGGAGCCGTCCGCGACCGAGACGCTGTGGATCATGGACGCCTACGGCTTCTTCATCGCCGGCTTCCTGATCACGATGGGGACGCTCGGCGACCGGATCGGCCGGCGGCGCCTGCTGATGGTGGGGACGGCCGCGTTCGGCGCGGTGTCGGTGCTCGCGGCGTTCGCCCCGAGCGCCGGGTGGCTGATCGTGGCGCGGGCGCTGCTCGGCGTCGCCGGGGCCACCCTGATGCCGTCGACGCTGTCGCTGATCGGCGACCTGTTCGCCGACGCCCGGCAGCGGGCGCTGGCGATCGGCGTCTGGGCCACGATGTTCGCGCTCGGGATGGCGGCCGGGCCGGTCGTGGGCGGCGTGCTGGTCGGCGAGCTCTGGTGGGGCGCGGTCTTCCTCGTCGCGGTGCCCGTCGCGGTCGCGGTCCTCGCGGCGGCGCCCGCGCTGCTCCCGGAGTCGCGGACCCGCGCCGGGCGGCTCGACCCGCCCAGCGTCGCGCTGTCCCTGGCCGGGATGCTGCCGATCGTCTACGCGATCAAGCACGCCGCCGACGGGATCGACGCCGTGGCCGTGGCCGCGGCGCTGCTCGGCGCCGCCGCGACCGCCGTCTTCGTGCGGCGCCAGCTCCGCCTGCCCGAGCCGCTCCTGGACGTCCGGCTGTTCGCGTCCCGGACGTTCTCGGCGGCGCTGGCCGTCCTGCTCGTGGGACTGGTCGGGTTCGGCGGGACGATGTACCTGGTCACCCAGTACCTGCAGCTCGTCGACGGGCTGTCCGCGGCGACGGCCGGGCTCTGGATGGGGCCGCCCGCCCTCGCCATGCTCGCGGGCGCCATCGGCGCGCCCCTGCTGGCCCGCCGCCTGCCGCCCGGCGTCCTCATGTCCGCGTCCCTGGGCCTGTCCCTGGCCGGGTACGTCCTGCTCGGCACCGCCGGGACCGGCGCCCGGACGAGCGTCGTGGCCGGGTTCGCGTTCGTCTACTTCGGGCTCGGGGTCATCGCCGCGCTCGGCACCGACATCGTCGTCGGCGCGGCGCCCGCGGGGAAGGCGGGATCGGCCGCCGCGCTCTCCGAAACGGTCCAGGAACTCGGCATCGCGGCCGGAGTCGCGCTCCTGGGCAGCCTCACCACGACGATCTACCGGACCACGCTCGGCACCCCGCCCGGGATGGAGCCGTCCGCCGCCGAGTCGTACGGCGACGGCCTCTCCGGCGCCGTGGCGGTGGCGGACCGGCTGCCGGACGGTGCGCTCGACCAGGCGCGGGCCGCGTTCACCGGCGGGCTCAACGTGTCCGCCGCCGTCGCCGGAACGGCCGTCGCGGCCGCCGCGCTGGTCTGCCTGCTCCACCTGCGCGGGCCGCGCGCCCTCGCCGGCGCCCCCGACCCCGCCGACCCCGCCGACCCCGCCGGTCCCGCCGCCGCGGACGGGGCCGATAGCCTCACCTCGCACGGGCGAGGATGA
- a CDS encoding Crp/Fnr family transcriptional regulator yields MDVPAEAWERLVSAGSGRRFRRGDVLLRQGDAAAYVLVLVAGRVKVLRTSPDGDVLLLAVRGPGEVLGDVSVLGGDGRSASVVAVEPCTTRAITAERFRELVREEGLEGSFLRHAMSRLREGEAWRAELAALPAGPRLARALLRFADDAGDVALGQTELGQATGLSRSSVAAELARMRDSGLVSTAHRRVVLGDRPGLHELAESGHGTV; encoded by the coding sequence GTGGATGTTCCGGCCGAGGCATGGGAGCGGCTCGTGTCGGCCGGGAGCGGGCGGCGGTTCCGGCGCGGTGACGTGCTCCTACGGCAGGGCGACGCGGCGGCGTACGTGCTCGTCCTGGTCGCCGGACGGGTGAAGGTCCTGCGCACGTCGCCGGACGGGGACGTCCTGCTGCTGGCGGTTCGCGGCCCCGGCGAGGTGCTCGGGGACGTCTCGGTGCTGGGCGGCGACGGACGTTCGGCGAGCGTGGTGGCCGTCGAACCGTGCACGACGCGCGCCATCACGGCCGAACGGTTCCGCGAACTGGTGCGGGAGGAAGGGCTGGAAGGCTCCTTCCTGCGGCACGCGATGTCGCGGCTCCGGGAGGGCGAGGCGTGGCGGGCCGAGCTGGCGGCGCTCCCGGCCGGGCCCCGGCTGGCACGTGCGCTGCTGCGGTTCGCGGACGATGCGGGCGACGTCGCCCTCGGGCAGACCGAACTCGGGCAGGCGACCGGGCTGTCGCGGAGCAGCGTCGCCGCCGAACTCGCCCGCATGCGCGACTCCGGTCTCGTGTCGACGGCGCACCGCCGGGTCGTCCTCGGCGATCGTCCGGGACTCCATGAGTTGGCCGAGTCGGGCCACGGAACTGTCTGA
- a CDS encoding enoyl-CoA hydratase/isomerase family protein: MSDSGYGDYETIDLKLDERVAWLTLNRPDKLNALTPTTMQELRDVFTRVDDDEDVCVVVLRGAGERAFCAGMDLAWSEKLTPRERVEQGRLGEKTFAMMERTSVPVVAAVHGYAVGGGLELALAADFIVASGNAKMGLVEITLSARAPYRPKMTEDGDPDQPEFGGSAPGWGGVKRLPERIGKARAKELLFTGARIDAERALRLGLVNDVYESSEFDERVGELARRIAAMNRYNLRLVKELVTGGYDWIEPHPS; encoded by the coding sequence ATGTCCGACAGCGGATACGGCGACTACGAGACCATCGACCTGAAACTCGACGAACGGGTGGCCTGGCTGACCCTGAACCGTCCCGACAAGCTCAACGCGCTCACGCCCACGACCATGCAGGAGCTGAGGGACGTCTTCACCCGCGTCGACGACGACGAGGACGTGTGCGTCGTCGTCCTGCGCGGCGCGGGCGAACGCGCGTTCTGCGCGGGCATGGACCTGGCGTGGTCCGAGAAGCTCACCCCGCGCGAGCGCGTCGAGCAGGGACGCCTCGGGGAGAAGACGTTCGCGATGATGGAGCGCACGTCCGTCCCGGTCGTCGCGGCCGTGCACGGCTACGCGGTCGGCGGCGGCCTGGAGCTGGCGCTCGCCGCCGACTTCATCGTCGCGTCCGGCAACGCCAAGATGGGGCTCGTCGAGATCACCCTGTCCGCCCGCGCCCCGTACCGGCCGAAGATGACCGAGGACGGCGACCCCGACCAGCCCGAGTTCGGCGGTTCGGCGCCCGGCTGGGGCGGCGTCAAGCGGCTCCCCGAACGGATCGGCAAGGCCCGGGCGAAGGAGCTGCTGTTCACCGGCGCCCGCATCGACGCGGAGCGCGCGCTGCGGCTCGGCCTCGTCAACGACGTGTACGAGTCCAGCGAGTTCGACGAGCGGGTCGGAGAGCTGGCCCGGCGCATCGCGGCGATGAACCGCTACAACCTGCGCCTCGTCAAGGAACTCGTCACCGGCGGCTACGACTGGATCGAACCCCACCCGAGCTAG
- a CDS encoding AMP-binding protein — translation MRKETLESFVLGDVLRSQAQRHRRQTFLRFRDGDISYGEVDEAADRMARALSGAGVGRGDHVGLMLPNCPDFVPLVFALARLGAVAVPINVDYRGELLRHVLTGSGSRWLIIDGPYAERLLELAGRLPELEGVLVRDAAGAGVLLDRLGKPARELASLPDGGDGPVHVPVGFGDLQAIMYTSGTTGPSKGAMVPHALALTCAHDSLDFLDRWGKTVYCPLPLFHAAALWDGMLSALLGGGSIAIVERFSASRFWDDVRRFDAQVCMSVFSMIPILLNRPPTPRDRDHRLETFYMGKSNLDEPLRERFGVRSVETYTSTEAGIATGSPYGEWRTGSCGRAHDERFHVAVVDEQDREVGPGEPGELVLRPKQPFVLTTGYYGDWEATTHCFRNMWFHTGDRVWRDEDGYYFFLDRMKDAIRRRGENISAFDLECEINRHPAVLECAAIGVPSVLEDEEIKVSVVVQPDLGLDPAELVAYCEERLPRSMVPRYVEFVDALPRTPTDKVAKYRLRAEGEGGLTATTWDREADGR, via the coding sequence ATGCGCAAGGAGACGCTGGAGAGCTTCGTCCTCGGCGACGTTCTCCGGTCGCAGGCGCAGAGACATCGCAGGCAGACCTTTCTCAGATTCCGGGACGGCGACATCAGCTACGGCGAGGTCGACGAGGCCGCCGACCGCATGGCGCGGGCCCTGTCCGGCGCCGGGGTCGGACGCGGCGACCACGTCGGGCTGATGCTCCCGAACTGTCCCGACTTCGTCCCCCTCGTGTTCGCGCTGGCGCGGCTCGGCGCGGTCGCCGTGCCGATCAACGTCGACTACCGCGGTGAACTGCTCCGGCACGTGCTGACCGGCTCCGGCTCGCGCTGGCTGATCATCGACGGCCCGTACGCCGAACGGCTCCTCGAGCTGGCCGGACGGCTCCCGGAACTGGAGGGCGTGCTCGTCCGGGACGCGGCGGGGGCCGGGGTGCTGCTCGACCGGCTCGGGAAACCGGCGCGGGAGCTGGCGAGCCTGCCGGACGGCGGGGACGGGCCGGTCCACGTCCCGGTCGGGTTCGGCGACCTGCAGGCGATCATGTACACGTCCGGGACCACGGGCCCGTCCAAGGGCGCGATGGTGCCGCACGCGCTCGCGCTGACCTGCGCCCACGACTCGCTCGACTTCCTCGACCGCTGGGGCAAGACGGTCTACTGCCCGCTGCCGCTCTTCCACGCGGCGGCCCTGTGGGACGGGATGCTGTCGGCGCTGCTCGGCGGCGGGTCGATCGCGATCGTGGAGCGGTTCAGCGCGTCCCGCTTCTGGGACGACGTGCGCCGGTTCGACGCGCAGGTGTGCATGAGCGTGTTCTCGATGATCCCCATCCTGCTGAACCGGCCGCCGACGCCCCGCGACCGCGACCACCGGCTCGAGACCTTCTACATGGGCAAGTCGAACCTGGACGAGCCGCTGCGCGAGCGGTTCGGCGTCCGGTCGGTGGAGACGTACACGAGCACCGAGGCGGGCATCGCGACCGGCAGCCCGTACGGGGAGTGGCGGACGGGCTCGTGCGGCCGGGCGCACGACGAGCGGTTCCACGTCGCGGTCGTCGACGAGCAGGACCGCGAGGTCGGTCCGGGCGAGCCGGGCGAGCTGGTGCTGCGGCCGAAGCAGCCGTTCGTCCTCACGACCGGCTACTACGGCGACTGGGAGGCGACCACCCACTGCTTCCGGAACATGTGGTTCCACACCGGAGATCGGGTATGGCGCGATGAGGACGGCTACTACTTCTTCCTCGACCGGATGAAGGACGCCATCCGCCGGCGCGGCGAGAACATCTCGGCCTTCGACCTGGAGTGCGAGATCAACAGGCATCCGGCGGTGCTGGAGTGCGCCGCGATCGGAGTGCCCTCCGTACTGGAGGACGAGGAGATCAAGGTGTCGGTCGTCGTCCAGCCGGACCTCGGGCTCGACCCGGCCGAGCTGGTCGCGTACTGCGAGGAGCGGCTGCCGCGCTCGATGGTCCCCCGCTACGTCGAGTTCGTGGACGCGCTGCCGCGCACCCCCACCGACAAGGTCGCCAAGTACCGGCTGCGCGCCGAGGGCGAGGGCGGCCTGACCGCCACCACGTGGGACCGGGAGGCGGACGGCCGATGA
- a CDS encoding VOC family protein, translated as MQIYRIDHVAQVTTDLDAQVALLEGLFGFRRARTWDNPAEGARGARLEIPGSHGQAWEVVAPAGDGSDLQTFLDDHGGRPGLHHVGAEVPDLEAARAELEVRGIKPTAGERGRWLEASLSPPEHGPGVLWRLRGPGGLAMCGDTPGAATGPFAAPDGPSLGIVALDHVCQAFPDRDELARWYRDLAGFVQVWRTADDEHPDMADLVLNIPGSPICWEVIMPRGEDSFIEKFWDRNGAAAHHVTFEVGDWDRAMDACRDRDTPTFGENEGSTDGAAWRDAFIHPKHTGGVLVQLFWEERPGVWVRSDKIPPWT; from the coding sequence GTGCAGATCTACCGGATCGACCACGTCGCGCAGGTGACCACCGACCTCGACGCCCAGGTCGCGCTCCTGGAGGGGCTCTTCGGTTTCCGGCGCGCGCGCACATGGGACAACCCCGCCGAGGGCGCCCGTGGCGCACGCCTAGAGATCCCCGGAAGCCACGGTCAAGCGTGGGAGGTCGTGGCACCCGCCGGGGACGGCTCCGACCTGCAGACGTTCCTCGACGACCACGGCGGGCGCCCCGGCCTGCACCACGTCGGCGCCGAGGTCCCCGACCTGGAGGCGGCCCGCGCCGAACTCGAGGTGCGCGGCATCAAGCCCACCGCGGGCGAGCGCGGACGCTGGCTGGAGGCGTCCCTCAGCCCGCCCGAACACGGCCCCGGCGTGCTGTGGCGCCTGCGCGGCCCCGGCGGCCTCGCCATGTGCGGCGACACCCCCGGCGCCGCCACCGGCCCGTTCGCCGCACCGGACGGCCCGTCCCTCGGCATCGTCGCGCTCGACCACGTCTGCCAGGCGTTCCCCGACCGCGACGAACTCGCCCGCTGGTACCGCGACCTCGCCGGGTTCGTCCAGGTGTGGCGGACCGCCGACGACGAGCACCCCGACATGGCCGACCTCGTCCTCAACATCCCCGGCTCGCCGATCTGCTGGGAGGTGATCATGCCGCGCGGCGAGGACTCGTTCATCGAGAAGTTCTGGGACCGCAACGGCGCCGCCGCGCACCACGTCACGTTCGAGGTCGGCGACTGGGACCGCGCCATGGACGCCTGCCGCGACCGCGACACGCCCACGTTCGGCGAGAACGAGGGCTCCACCGACGGCGCCGCGTGGCGGGACGCGTTCATCCACCCGAAGCACACCGGCGGCGTGCTCGTCCAGCTGTTCTGGGAGGAACGGCCGGGCGTGTGGGTCCGCTCCGACAAGATCCCGCCATGGACCTGA